Within Microcebus murinus isolate Inina chromosome 8, M.murinus_Inina_mat1.0, whole genome shotgun sequence, the genomic segment GTTATTGTTGTGCCACTGACATTTTCAAAGCCCTTTAGTATGGGGTGATATGGGGAAGTAAAAGGAAGGTTTGGAAGTGAGCATTCATGCTTTCACAAATATAGTGACATTTTCAAAAGCATGGTGTGATACTCTTTTGTTATAAGCATTATCTCAGTGTGGGAGTCCTGTGGATTCTGATAGAAATAGAGGCAGTCTCTTCCTGCCAAACTTTGCTCATGTTGTTACTACTTAGCCTGGACCAGGTTCTCTTTGTAAATCTGCTTCCATTTCCTTCAAAAAAGACCATAACTATGAGTAACACGTTAGTATGGCATGACTTATTTCAAAGTTAAACTGTCTTTTTTtagatattctctctctctgtctctcttgcaGCTGTTAAAATAATCTCTCCTTCCTGCAATAAACTCTGCAAtgacatgttttccttttaacatttttgtctctgtctgtctgtctctctctctctctctctctctctctctctctctctctctacatatatatatatatagtttctgaattaacatttaaaatgtatttgtaggCACAACTAACTGTTGAAACTTAAAAGATTCTAACAGAAAAGCCCTCATTCCTAATGCCTAGCTTTTCAactaaattacaaaatatagtCTTGATTTTCTAATAACACTCCAAGTTAATTAAACTTACTGGGTGGGTAGTTTTCTAttctggcatatttcaaaatgatataAATTCAGGTGACTTCTTCACTTTGATGTTCTGACctatttatgtttaaatgtttatttttttacccaCAGAGATAATAGTGATTCAACGAAACCTGGAGGCATCTGCAGTCATTCAAGGCCTAGTGAAAGGTATTGCAGAACACAGTGGATTTGGGAtccacacacattttaaaagtgaatttttctctgatttcaGCTATGGTTTGTCACTTCTTTTGCAGATAGGAGTATCTTCACTGGTTTGATGGTTGATCCAAGAACTAAAGCTTTGGTTTTGAATGGAAAACCTGGCCACTTGCAGTTTTATTCTCTCCAGAGTGATAAGCAGTTATACAATGTAAGACTGTATCCATTAACTAGCTGAAAACCAGTGAAGTTCTTTACCACTGGGTTCAAGTAATTTATTTGGTAGCTTCTAAAACAGGATCTTGTGTCTGTGTTTTCTTGACCACAGTCAACATTATCTGTGGTTACTTAGTTCAGTTGTTTTGAGCATTATTCTAAGGAGGCCACAGTTACAGATTACAGATAAACTAGTTGGCGCACATATACTTGctctctttctgtctcatttTGTTTCAGAATGCACTCCAATTAGCTGTCCCACACATCTGTGCCTTTTGAATCATGGGGATAAGGAAACAAGAATATGTGGATTGACAGTGCAAATCTGTGTCTATGTTATGATGGAACAGTATCATATTCTTATATTGAAGATAAAATCTTCAGTGTAGATTAAAGAGAAATGCTTCTTATAATCCTGATAAATGCAATCCAGTCCAGATGTTCCACTTTTTTCTTATGCCTCTAGATTCCTATCATAACAAATGTAACACcttatctttttctctccatgTCCTTTTAAACCATTCAAAGAGAGAAAGCTTATAATCTTTAAACACTCACATTGTGTATAATTCCTTTAAATTGTAGCCACTTAGTACACTTAGTATGagacattttatttacttagtaaatagggaaagaaaaaggatttttaaaaacaaccataAATAAAATGCTAGCTGATTTATGTTTCTTATCTTTGTTCACTTCTGAAGATTATAGGTTTATCTCTGCTCTCCTCGTTTCTAGTGATGTGGAGTCTAGCCTTGAGATTTTCTGTAAAGCCATTTGttcttagaaaaaagaaaaagcactacTTAAATTAACAGTTCTGTTGTATCGTAATGGTTGTTAGTCATCACTAATATTCAAGGTCATTGAAAAATAATTACCACCAAATTAGTACTATATAATGCATTCTCATTTTTAATGGCGATTTTGGGGTCCATAGTAACAATTaggtaatttttacttttgtctAAAAATCCATAGATACTAGAAGTTGTTTTAGATGTAGTTAGTTATCATTCCTTGAATGCTTTGACATTGTATTtacattaataaacattttggattttttttaacccctCAGTTAGATATTATACAGCAAGAATATATCAATGATTATGGTCTAATCCAAATTGAACTAACGAAGGCTGCATTTGGCTGCTTCGGTAACTGGCTCGCAACAGTGGAACAACGGCAAGAAAAGGAAGCTGAGCTTGAATTGCAAATGAAACTGTGGCTATTTAGTAAGAAAACACAAGGGTAATACTACCTGTACAGTCACTTCTTAATTTCAAAGTATACAATACTTGACTTCCTATTTTATGTCTTTAAGATGTTTCATTTTATGAGTTTTAGATTCAGGGATGGGGGAGGTATTATtcttctaataaaatttttaattaatctttctGCTCTGGGAAGGCATTGGTATACTCTAGGTCAGCAGTCACCAATCTtcttgacaccagggactggtttcatggaagactttttttccatggaccaggagATGGTATTGGTTTTGGGATGAtccaagcacattacatttattgtgcagtcaaacctctcttctaatgataatctgtatttgcagccactccccagcactagcatcaccccctcagctccaccttggatcattaggcattagattctcataaagagctGGGAACCTAGATTCATTGCTGGCAAAGTTTATAGTAGGGCtcctgctcctatgagaatcaaATGCctcactgatctgacaggaggcggagcttatgcagagatgccagcaatggggactGGCTGTAAATACATGAAGCTTCTCTTGCTCACCtgctactcacctcctgctgtatggCCTGGTTCATAACAGGCTACGGACCCaataccagtctgtggcctgggggttgaggACTGCAGCTCTAGGTCATAGTGTCATCTCATTGCATAAATGAAGAAACATGGAATCCAGGAGATGAATTCGAACATTGACTTGCTCTCCCATTAATGTCATAAAGTAAAAGCGTAGGCAGAGGTGTAGTGTAATATAGCAAGGGTATTACAATTAAATAAGGAACCCACTGGTTTCTCCTACCATGGCTGTAGTAACCATTTATCAAGTCTCTGCTGTGTGCCAAGAACTAGGCTTAGTGCTTTCATACCCATTGTCTTATTAATCTTCAAAAGAACCCTGTAGGGTAAGCCTGTTGTCCAcattttacaggggaggaaacAGGCCAAGAGAGATTAAGTGATTGTCCCTAGTCACCCCTCTTATAACCTATGCTTTTGTAAAACCAGGACACTGTGCTGTCCTGGTGTTCTTTTAACAGCACAGTGCTAACAGAAGTTATCTTTCATTCACAGTACTGCCCTTTTAAGCTGTAAACAAGCTTTGAGAAGTAGTTTTGGTGAGAGAATAGTAAATAATGACCCAGGCAGTTTGAATAAATAgtcttctttctgtattttcttgcCACAAGTGAGGCTTTTCACAGCCATtccatttttgcttattttcaaagCTCATCTAAGTTCTGTAGTCACACAAGGACACAGGTCATGTATGAGAACTCTTTGCATCCTGTGACCATTAGAATTAGAGCACTCAATTGTTTGTCATTCTAGTTGATAATCTATTAGTTGCCCATTCTTCAAGATGatattataaaatgtacaatatGTAAGAAATTCTTAAACTCGTGTGACAGTATTTGTCCTGatgtaagaataaatttctggttttcttcctacTAGGTTTATTCTTAACACAAAGATTAACATGCCACATGAAGATCACATTACAGCTCTCTGTTTCTGCAATGCAGAGAAATCTGAACAACCTACCTTGGTTACAGCTAGTAAAGACGGCCACTTCAAAGTGTGGATATTAACAGATGATTCTGATATATACAGTaagttaattaaatataatatgtttaaaatacacaattttaaaaattggtaatatTTATCTCATGACTTGCATCCATTCTAGGAAGACATTTTCTACCCTGTTAAATTCTACAGGATATTgcttaattttaatagatttaagaGATTACATTTTCATGCCCTTTTTCCCAAATCTGTACTTTTTAAATGGCATTCTTGGTTAATCATGTGCTGATAATTCTAGGTTTTGAGTATATAGTAAAAAGGGCTTTTGCCAATAGTCTTTCATTGCTCCACTAGAGGGAGGTCAAGTTCTCTAGGAAGGGGCATAAACTTGAAACCAGTCAATATTTTGTAGCAGTTCTAACTTAAAGAAGCTGTGAggaggggttttttgttttttgtctttgtttctaaaTCCTTACTGCTTATACTGTCCCTTTACAGCAGTGTCCCCTTATCTGCAAAGGATTCATTCCAAAAACCCAAAGAGAtggctgaaaccacagataatacTAAGTCCTGTATATACTATGTTGTTTCCCCTACACACATACCTAtgttaaagtttaatttataaattaggcatggTAAGAggttaacaacaataactaataataaaatagaataactaCAGCAGTcaactgtaataaaagttatgtgaatatgtggggtgtgtgtgtgtctctctctcagaATATCTTATTGTACTCTACTCACCTATTTCCAGACCACGTTTGACCCCCAATTGAAACTTCAAAAAGCAAAACCCTGTGGgtaaggggagactactgtacTCTTATCCAACATTTATACCATTTCTAAAAGTTGTGGTTTGTATTTCCACAGAAAAAGCTGTTGGCTGGACATGTGACTTTGTGGGTAGTTATCACAAATATCAAGCTACTAACTGTTGTTTCTCTGAAGACGGCTCTTTACTAGCAGTTAGTTTTGAGGAAATAGTTACAATATGGGATTCTGCAACATGGGAACTTAGATGTACATTTTGTCAACGAGCTGGTAAAATAAGGTAGGTAAATCATTTGGGAAGtatttagtacttttttttatttatttaaacaaatctTTAAACTTTTGTTATCATTTTTACTTTCTCCAAAGGTAGCCAATAGGTCAGTGGGACAAGCAGCTAATCAAAATGCTAGGAAGCTAAAAATTCTGAGTACACAAACTTATGTGCTGACATTTCCAAAATCaggattaacatttatttattggcctacagattttttctttgtaataaatattttcatagttgTGCTACATAATAATAGAAGCTATACATAAGCCTCAGTAGATCCAAACCATTCTTATTTTCTGTGCATTCCCATAAAGACTAGATCGTGCTCAGGCCTCATTGTTTCTGAGAAGGGCAGGGGAAAATAACAGCAATGTCTTCAAGTGTTGCTTCAGGTGACTGGATGTAAGGACAAAATGGCAGGTAGCTAACGAAATTGTTTCTCATTCTCAAAACAATCTGGTTGTGAATTTACTTTGTGAAACTTTCTTTACGACTCAGATTGCAAGTTTTTCTCTGCTAGGTAAAGACCATAAAATAAGGGTTTTGTTAAATGATTTTGTAAATTGTACatacattttctctgttttgtgtTAATTGGTAGACCATACAACAGAATTGGTCATCAGACctgttttctgaaagaaatagaatagcTAAATAAACctttccttttgtatttcttaGTCCCTTTTTTCTTCAGTATAATTATGAACAAAACATGTCTGTTTTAAAATCTGCATTGCATAAAACTAATGTAGTGCCTGGAAACCTGCAGTCCTGTGTAACTAGACGTGCTAGAAGTGACTATTGCTAACTTCCTTATGGTTTAATCTAGGCACCTTTGCTTTGGAAGATTGACATGTTCGAAGTATCTACTTGGTGCTACTGAAAATGGCATTCTTTGCTGTTGGAATCTGCTCAGTTGTGCATGTAAGATGTTTTTTTGGTCTAAAGTGATTTGGCAAAACACACAGGAAGTTGACATTGAACTTTAGCATTATAGGGCTTAGGGGTCATATCTTCAGTTCTGTGCCCagagaatatataattttttcacatgACATAGCACTATATTTGGAGTACTAGGCATGTAATAGACATTAGTTATAAACTGCTTAATTGTAGGTAAGTCAGCTTCCATTACCCTAGCCTTTTTCCGCTGCTTTTGGTGTATATGACTTTCTGGTGCCCTCAGTAATCTCCATCCTCAACAATTTGAAGAACATTTCGCTAATTTACAATACATATTAACCTCTGTACCCCTGACAGCTTAAAATTTGAATGTAGCCTTCCATAGTCCTTCTAACAAGTGTGAGTTTAGTGGCATTTTACTCATTTGAGTGTGTGTTTGGAAAGCATGGTAGTTGCTTGGTAATGAACGTTACGTGATGacttgtttttatattctctagTAACTCTGGTTAACAGTTTGCCCATGTTTAGCAGCAGAAAAAAAGCACCGCACATAAATTTCAGTGAATAATAAGCTTTTCATAATGTGTAGAAGGAGTATTGAagttctgctttgtttttctgcttcctGCCCCTCACTTAAGTGCAGCCTCCACAGATAATTTCATGAGTTAGAAGCATAAAATCCCTCTTTCTAAGAATAATAGATTGATTGTCACAATAAAGATCAGGAATACCCACTGTAAATAACAAGTTTGAAAAAGCTTTTGGTAAATCTCTTCCTAGAAGTGAAtcaatttttttccccccagtggaGTGGAGTGCAAAATTAAATGTTAGAGTTATGGAACCGGATCCTAATTCAGAGAACATTGCTGCCGTCTCTCAGTCCTCAGTGGGTTCAGACTGTAAGTATGAACCATACTTTGATAGCAAGAGAAGATCTGTtacctaaattttctttttaatataattcaagTCAAGCTTGCCTTCAAGTCTGATGTCCATTTGAAGCCATTTTGCCTGAGACACTGCCCTGTCTTTCTTGCCCAAGGCCTCGTTATTGTGTAAATTCATAGTTCATGCTTAGTTCTGAGAGCTCCAAGACATTATTTTCCTACAGGCCAATTcctactaagtcttcaaaatccaataGAGATTTCACCTCTTGGAAGCATTCCCAACTCTCCCAAGAAGCTTTAATTAGTCATCCTCTATGCCCTTAAAGCAATTTCTACATATTTCTTTTCTAGTACATAAGACAAAATATTACTGTAATATTTTGGTGTTTATCATCTGCAGTAGGCCCTGGTCTCTGGAGCAgggattcttctttctttttttcatcttcataGTCCTCTTTCCTAAcctgcttggcacatagtaggcacccaTTAGATCCTTGTTGAATCAAAGCTTAAAACTGTCATGACCTGGGCTATTTACTCAATGGGATGAGTCCCAGGATTAGTGTGATCTGCCAGTCTGAGGCTAGAACTAACCTTTGTAGGCAAAACGTTATTGTCTCCTTGTTTTTTCCCTCTAGTGTTTATATTTAAACCTAGTGAGCCAAGGCCATTGTATATTCAAAAGAATATCTCTAGAGAGGAAGTCCAGTGGGGAGTGTTTGTTCCACGAGATGTCCCCGAATCATTCACCTCAGAAGCTTACCAGTGGCTGAACAGATCCCAGTTTTACTTCCTAACAAAATCACAGGTAACTGCCCCCCTCCCAAGAAACGCAATCCCTTTATACATGTAATTTTAGAGAATAATAGCCCATGACTATTGGTGTGAGTTTGTTTCTGGGTGAAATAGTTTCATGAAAGgattatttctcaaaagaaattgTCTAAGAGGCTCAATAGAGCAGTTTTACTGGTGTACTATATTATTACCACTTTAGTTAGCCCATATCTTTGAAGTTCTTTAAGTATTGCTTGCATTAAGTATGTAACAACAAGAACGAAGACaactacattttaaattatatttattaggatggttcatttattttaaattttagtgtttgatgtgaattaaaagaaaattttgacttAAGTTTGATATGTcggttgtattttatttcattaccaGTTCTTAAATATCTTTCAGAATGTGATTTTGTAATGGTCATAGTAGTTATTaagttttaaatcatttattccttttctgtGGTCagatatatataacaaaatgaaaatttgaccTTCCTATTGTTTAACACCTTGTAGCATCTTATTTAGATCTGTGctctataatttatcttttatatcattaATTGATTTGTCTTTTCAGAGTTTATTGACATTCAGTACAAAGTCTCCAGAAGAAAAACTCACTCCAACAAGCAAACAGGTAAGTTTTAGCTTTCACAGTACAGGCTGTATTGCCTCCCTAAAAAGATATGGTTGTGTTTTAGAACTCATTTATGAGAAAAGTGTTTCACATGGCcctaaaacagaatttaaaaccaTATGCTTATAAACTGATGTGCCTCTTttgaagttattaatataatgctcTTTAAAATTGTTGTAATTTACATTATCAGTAATATATGCTTGCGATTCAAAAAGTCAGATAGTTCTACAAGGTTCTCCAAGAAAAGCTTCTACAACACCACTATCATACAAACAGTCACTCTCAACTCTTAGCtgaagcttttaatttaattctgtATCTCTAAGAAAcgtgtttacatttttaattgtggCTTTTTCAGATTTAGGTATTATCTGTTAGCTCTGATCTATTGAAGCTGAAATTTTAGCTTGTTTTTTACACTACCACTCCCTGCATGTACACAACACATACTTCCTCTACTTGTCTCCCAATTTTCTCCATATAGATAAATCTTAAATTAGTTAGATCAGTATTCATTGTCATAGTCATGTGGTAAAACACAGATTGTTTTTCCTCTCTGtgaccaactttttgttttctctgaagtTAATGATTgccttctttttccatttgcttaggtTTCTATTTACTTCTTACCTAATTCAATCCCAGACTCTACCCAAGTTGTATAAGTCTTCTCAATATTTTTAGGCACATTAGGCATCCATTCAAGTTATGAAGAAAGATTTCCAAAAGCCTTGTGACTTGCTTCAGTCTGGACTAGTTACTCTGTAAGGATGCACGGTAGTCATCGAGGATCTATATTCACCGTCATTCTGGAGATTTGTTTCACCTTGACTGTGTTGGATCCCatagttttcctcttttctttggtCACTCCCTAGCTTTGGTGAAGCACACTCTCTTAGTGCATCAGAGGTAAATTTAAGACCTTAcatgtttcaaaatgtttttattctctccCACTTGATTGTGTATTATGGAGGTGTAAGTTGAAAATCACTTTCTCTTAGAACTTTGAAGGTTCTCTTGCTTTATAGCTTCTGGTATTACTAGAAGTCTACTACCACTCCTATTCTTGATCTTTTGTCTATAATTTgacttattttcttctgaaaactcATTGAATTCATTCAGCAATTTTTTTACTGATCATTTGCTATATGCCAGGGACTATTCTAGTTAGTTGGGATACATTAGTGAGCAAAATAGTGAAGTCTCTAAACTTGTGGTGTCTGCAGTCTACAGGAAGACATAAACAGTAAACACaaacattaagtaaaatatgAAGCATTTTAGAAGGTAATAAttatggtggggtgggggatagaGGAAAAGGGGGTATGGGGTGCAGCTTGCAATTGTAAATGGGAAAGTCTAGGTAGGCCTTATGGAAAAGACTTTGATTTTCCGTCTGAGTGAAATGTAGGGCCCTTTGGAGGGTTTTGAGTAGAGGACTAAGGAGGAATTAATTCCTTTCCCCACCCTTATTTTCTCTGCTCTTTTTCTACAACTCCTCTTATTTGAGGTTTGACCTTCTAGAATGATgctctaattttctttgtttttggttttgttttgttttttgtctgttttctttttcttttccggGAGATTCGCTCatctttatcatctttttttctcttacatgGTCTGTTTCTATCATATTTTTGTTCTCAATCTGTTTTGGTCACTGCATTTCCTTTTAGAGGTTTTCATCAGTCTGATGATTCTTGGCAGTCCATTCTGATTTAAAAGTAGGCAGAAAGCCATTTGGAAGTTCTCTGCCTGTGTGAAACTTGCCCTCTGGCCTTCACTATCTGAgctattttattgagaaaatctCCAATACCattacagttgatccttgaaaaACATGGGGGTTAGGGGCACtgacccacacacacacacacacacacacagttgaaaTCTGCTTATAACTTttgaccccccccccaaaacctTAACTACTAATAACTTACTGTTGCCCCAAAGCAGTTCCTCCTTTTTACTGAAATTCCCTTTATCTTAAATTCTTATAGCTGCTAGCAGAAGAAAGTCTTCCAACAAccccattttatttcatattgggAAAGCACAGGCAGCAGCAGGGTTTTTCACCCTGCTGGAAAACCAGCAGGTTTTTAAATGAAACTTCAAAGAATGAACTGGTACAACTACCCTTAACAGAAAACATACCTGCAATTAATGAGGTAAGCAATTATTAAAGTAAACCATGTGAAACAGATTAAATGCATTTAAAGCACCTTAGGTTGGAGTTTTTATGCAATCTCTAACAGATAACATTTAACTAATCCTTTGTATAATATAAAACTTTTCATGCCCAAACTAAATAGCGTAATTTataatttaggattattttggcTTAGACCTGGGGTGCCCAGGGAGGGGTGGTTGTTGGCAGAAATAAGGAAggtataaatatgtttttctttggtttggtttttctgtGGGGAAAGCTTTTTCATGTTTGACTCTTGACATTTACAATAAAAGTTACTCAGTAAGAACACTGAAGGAACAGACGGTGCCAAGGATAATCTTTTTATCCTTGCAatcctgtttttctgtttttactctaGCTTCTTCACACTCCAGCCCATGTACTGCCACCCGCTTCTTTCCTGTGCTCCATGTTTGTAAATTCATTGCTGCTGTCCAGAGAGACTGAGAGGTAAAGCAGTTCTTTAAATCCGTTTAGATACTCTGTTTGGGGAAACACAATACTTTGTGTTATCCTTTATTAGAGTATTCTActgtatttctctttatttcataaGCTTTAAAATG encodes:
- the WDR75 gene encoding WD repeat-containing protein 75, giving the protein MVEEESLRVVRCGGSELNFRRAVFSADSKYIFCVSGDFVKVYSTATEECVHILHGHRNLVTGIQLNPNNHLQLYSCSFDGTIKLWDYVDGILIKTFTVGCKLHALFTVSRPEDSVFVIINKEKPDIFQLVSVKLPKSSSQELEAKELSIVLDYINQSPKCIAFGNEGEYVAAVRDFYLSVYFFKKKTTSRFTLSSSRNKKHSKNNFTCVACHPKEDCIASGHMDGKIRLWRNFNDDKKYTYTCLHWHHDMVMDLAFSVTGNSLLSGGRESVLVEWRDAAEKNKEFLPRLGATIEHISVSPAGDLFCTSHSDNKIIVIQRNLEASAVIQGLVKDRSIFTGLMVDPRTKALVLNGKPGHLQFYSLQSDKQLYNLDIIQQEYINDYGLIQIELTKAAFGCFGNWLATVEQRQEKEAELELQMKLWLFSKKTQGFILNTKINMPHEDHITALCFCNAEKSEQPTLVTASKDGHFKVWILTDDSDIYKKAVGWTCDFVGSYHKYQATNCCFSEDGSLLAVSFEEIVTIWDSATWELRCTFCQRAGKIRHLCFGRLTCSKYLLGATENGILCCWNLLSCALEWSAKLNVRVMEPDPNSENIAAVSQSSVGSDLFIFKPSEPRPLYIQKNISREEVQWGVFVPRDVPESFTSEAYQWLNRSQFYFLTKSQSLLTFSTKSPEEKLTPTSKQLLAEESLPTTPFYFILGKHRQQQGFSPCWKTSRFLNETSKNELVQLPLTENIPAINELLHTPAHVLPPASFLCSMFVNSLLLSRETESAKEIPEDIDMEEEKESDDSDEENDFSEKVQDTNDPDLGEDIIHQLSKAEEKELRKFRKVDYSWMASL